The nucleotide sequence TTGGTCTGACTTAATAAAATGAACTGAAAAACCCCAATAATTTTCATTTTTAGGCAGTATAAAATCAACAACCCTAAACAAGGGTGCTATTATATATTGAACTATAAAATAATTTTCGAATATCCTCATAGTTTATCTCCTAAATCAATTCTAACTTTAGTAGTCGAAATACCTTCTGTTCTTGACAAATAAACAACCTCGCAATATTCTTTTAAGAAATCAAATTTCCCAGCCCAATCATCTCCCATTACAAAAACATCAATATTGTTATTCTGAATATCTGTAGCTTTTTGTTCCCAAGTATGCTCTGGAATAATTTCATCAACATATTTTATGGATTCAACTATAAACCTACGTTCCTCAAAAGTATAATAAGA is from Flavobacterium sp. NG2 and encodes:
- the tagD gene encoding glycerol-3-phosphate cytidylyltransferase produces the protein MKKVITYGTFDLIHRGHINILKRAKELGDYLIVGISSDEFNELKDKKSYYTFEERRFIVESIKYVDEIIPEHTWEQKATDIQNNNIDVFVMGDDWAGKFDFLKEYCEVVYLSRTEGISTTKVRIDLGDKL